Genomic segment of Shewanella sp. OMA3-2:
TTTGACTTGCTATTTTCTCGCCAGATGTAAAATGTTCTGCGCTCAGCAACGACAGTATTGAACGTTTACGCGACCAATGTTCATTCATGATAAAACGACCTCTCCAAATTGCGCCATAATTCTAGGTTCCGTTTCTAGGGATACTTCAAATCGCTGTTCAATAACATCAATAACATGTAATGCGAGTTGACAGATATCATTGCCGGTTGCATTAGCAGAGTTAACTAACACTAGCGCCTGCAATTGATGTACCGATGCGCCACCAACACTAAAACCTTTAAGTCCTGCATTATCGATTAACCAACCTGCGGCTAGTTTCACTAGGCTATCTTCTAAGCTGTAGCCGATTAACTCTGGAAATTTCTCTTTTAAAGCTTTAAATTTATCGGCGTTAACAATAGGGTTTTTAAAAAAGCTGCCAACATTTCCTAATACAGCAGGGTCAGGTAATTTCGACTGTCTTATCTGGCAAACCAAGTCAAAAACCTGTTTGGCACTTACTGTCGTAGCATCGAGTGTGTTTAACGGCGCGTAATCAAGTTGTGGTTCCCACACTTGAGTTAACTTAATTTTGACCGCTGTAATAACAGCTTTATGTTTAAGTTGTTGCTTAAAAATTGACTCTCTATAATCAAATTGACAATCTTCAGCGCTAATTTCAAACAGTTGTGATGAATCAAGATCGAGAAACTCAACAGAATGGCAAACCTGACTAAACTCTGCACCGTAAGCACCGATATTTTGAATCGGCGCAGCACCAACCGTACCTGGTATTAAGGCTAAATTTTCTATACCGTAAAAATTATTTTCAACACAATACGTCACCAGCTCGTGCCAACTCTCACCAGCCTCAACAATAAGCAGTACCTCATTCCCTTCTTGTTCTACAGTAATCCCTTTAGTCGCAATTTTAACTACGGCACCGGCAAAATCTTCAGTGAAGACCACATTGCTGCCACTACCTAGTATCATTAAGGCTTTATCTGAGTGATATAAAGATAGGCATGTCTCGATAAGCGATTCTTTTGAATCTACAACAAATAGTTCATCACAGGACTGTTCTAGTCCAAGAGTATTGTGTTTAAGCAGAGATACTGACATATAGATAACATGGTAAATAGAAGATTATTTATTGTAACAGGTATCGAGCTAATCAAAAAAACCAAAATATGAAAACCAGATAGAACAAGCATATTATTTATAATACCAATCCGATTAAATATACGATCTTTCTTCGAGAGTGCAACGTGCTGCAGGCAAGACTGATAAATGAAGCGAATAGTTACCCTCGGCAACTAACTCCTGTGCAGCACTATCTTATGCATCCATGCTGTCGTATTTTGAAAGCAAGCTAACTAAACAACAAGTTCTTTGAAAACCACCAAAATGTTGTTTTTCAGGTGTTTAATGGGACTAGTATGATTCATCCATGGGCATATGGCCATACTCTCTATGTCATATATTCTAACAATATTTCTAGCAAAAACGCAGAAAGGTCATACTACTTTTATGCTCAAATGTTATCCTCAAATCGCAGACGTAAAAAAGCCCGTTACATTAGCAACGGGTTTATCACTCTCTTTTCAAAGAAATTTGGCGCCTGGAAATGACCTACTCTCACATGGGCATGTCGGCCACACTACTTTTATGCTCAAATGTTATCCTCAAATCGCAGACGTAAAAAAGCCCGTTACATTAGCAACGGGTTTATCACTCTCTTTTCAAAGAAATTTGGCGCCTGGAAATGACCTACCCTCACATGGGCATATCGGCCACACTACTTTTATGCTCAAATGTTATCCTCAAATCGCGGATGTAAAAAAGCCCATTACATTAGTAACGGGTTTATCACTCTCTTTTCAGAGAAATTTAGCGCCTGGAAATGACCTACTCTCACATGGGCATGTCGGCCACACTACTTTTATGCTCAAATGTTATCCTCAAATCGCAGACGTAAAAAAGCCCGTTGCGTTAGCAACGGGCTTATCACTACTCTTTCGAGTTAATTTGGCGCCTGGAAATGACCTACTCTCACATGGGGAGACCCCACACTACCATCGGCGATACTGTGTTTCACTTCTGAGTTCGGAATGGGATCAGGTGGTACCACAGCTCTATGGTTTCCAGACAAATTCTACTAGGACAATACACTAGAATATTCGTGGTGCTGATACCCAGAATCGAACTGGGGACCTCATCCTTACCAAGGATGCGCTCTACCGGCTGAGCCATATCAGCAAAACTTGCTTTTACTTAACTACTAGTTTGTTACTAATAATTTAATTTGGCGCCTGGAAATGACCTAC
This window contains:
- the murB gene encoding UDP-N-acetylmuramate dehydrogenase is translated as MYMSVSLLKHNTLGLEQSCDELFVVDSKESLIETCLSLYHSDKALMILGSGSNVVFTEDFAGAVVKIATKGITVEQEGNEVLLIVEAGESWHELVTYCVENNFYGIENLALIPGTVGAAPIQNIGAYGAEFSQVCHSVEFLDLDSSQLFEISAEDCQFDYRESIFKQQLKHKAVITAVKIKLTQVWEPQLDYAPLNTLDATTVSAKQVFDLVCQIRQSKLPDPAVLGNVGSFFKNPIVNADKFKALKEKFPELIGYSLEDSLVKLAAGWLIDNAGLKGFSVGGASVHQLQALVLVNSANATGNDICQLALHVIDVIEQRFEVSLETEPRIMAQFGEVVLS